A genomic window from Gymnodinialimonas ceratoperidinii includes:
- a CDS encoding acyl-CoA dehydrogenase family protein produces the protein MADQSFLHWPFFDPAHRDWAAQVEEVAAGLNIDHGDTDAACRTLVTTLGEAGILQRTASPDGTLDVRTLCLARETLARHDGLADFAFAMQGLGTGAISLFGSDAQKDAWLPQTRAGRAISAFALTEPQSGSDVANSTMTATRDGAHYVLNGQKTWISNGGIADVYTVFARTGDAPGARGLSAFVVPADTPGLTIAERLDTIAPHPLATLDFSDCRIPESARIGESGAGFKIAMAVLDVFRSTVAAAALGFARRALDEAVARVTARHVQGAPLSDLQMVQGHIADMAVDIDASALLVYRAAWTKDSGAPRITREAAMAKLFATDHAQEVIDKAVQLHGGDGVRSGETVEKLYREIRALRIYEGASDVQRVIIARQTLGH, from the coding sequence ATGGCTGATCAATCCTTCCTCCACTGGCCGTTCTTCGACCCCGCGCACCGGGACTGGGCCGCGCAGGTCGAAGAGGTGGCCGCAGGGCTGAACATCGACCACGGCGATACCGACGCGGCCTGCCGCACGCTGGTCACGACCCTTGGCGAGGCGGGCATTTTGCAACGCACCGCCAGTCCCGACGGCACGCTTGACGTGCGCACCCTCTGCCTCGCGCGCGAGACCTTGGCGCGCCACGACGGGTTGGCCGATTTTGCTTTCGCGATGCAGGGGCTTGGCACCGGGGCGATCTCGCTTTTCGGCAGTGACGCGCAGAAGGACGCATGGCTGCCCCAGACCCGCGCGGGACGTGCGATCTCGGCCTTTGCGCTGACCGAGCCGCAATCGGGCTCGGACGTGGCGAACTCCACCATGACGGCGACGCGCGACGGCGCGCATTACGTGTTGAACGGCCAGAAGACATGGATCAGCAATGGTGGCATCGCCGATGTCTACACCGTCTTCGCCCGCACCGGTGATGCGCCGGGGGCGCGCGGTCTTTCGGCCTTCGTGGTGCCCGCCGATACGCCCGGCCTGACCATCGCGGAACGGCTCGACACCATCGCGCCCCATCCGCTGGCGACGCTGGATTTCAGCGACTGCCGCATCCCCGAAAGCGCCCGCATCGGCGAGAGCGGCGCGGGCTTCAAGATCGCCATGGCGGTGCTGGACGTCTTCCGCTCCACCGTGGCCGCCGCCGCGCTTGGCTTTGCCCGCCGCGCGCTGGACGAGGCGGTGGCCCGCGTCACCGCGCGTCACGTGCAGGGCGCGCCGCTCTCGGATTTGCAAATGGTGCAGGGGCATATCGCCGACATGGCGGTGGACATCGACGCCTCGGCCCTGCTGGTCTACCGCGCAGCCTGGACCAAGGACAGCGGCGCGCCGCGGATCACCCGCGAGGCGGCGATGGCAAAGCTTTTCGCCACCGACCACGCGCAGGAGGTCATCGACAAGGCGGTGCAGCTGCACGGCGGAGACGGTGTCCGCTCGGGTGAGACGGTCGAGAAACTTTACCGCGAAATCCGTGCCTTGCGCATCTACGAGGGCGCGTCCGACGTCCAGCGCGTGATCATCGCACGACAAACCCTGGGTCACTGA
- a CDS encoding enoyl-CoA hydratase family protein — MRTDVTHFKCEITDGIATIALDRPDRKNPLTFDSYAELRDWFRDLHYSDEVNAVVFASNGGNFSSGGDVHDIIGPLTKMTMKELLAFTRMTGDLVKAIVNCGKPVIAAIDGICVGAGAIIAMAADMRIATPEAKTAFLFTRVGLAGCDMGACAILPRIIGQGRAAELLYTGRSMSAEEGHAWGFHNKLVAADDLEAEAQTMAARIAAGPNFAHMMTKTMLVQEWSMSIEQAIEAEAQAQAICMQTGDFERAYNAFVAKEKPAFEGN, encoded by the coding sequence ATGCGCACCGACGTCACCCACTTCAAATGCGAGATCACCGACGGGATCGCGACCATCGCGCTCGACCGGCCGGACCGCAAGAACCCGCTGACCTTCGACAGCTATGCCGAGCTGCGCGACTGGTTCCGCGACCTGCACTATTCCGACGAGGTCAACGCCGTGGTCTTTGCCTCGAACGGCGGCAACTTCAGCTCGGGCGGCGACGTGCACGACATCATCGGGCCGTTGACGAAGATGACGATGAAGGAGCTTTTGGCCTTCACCCGGATGACCGGTGATCTGGTCAAGGCGATCGTGAACTGCGGCAAGCCTGTCATCGCGGCGATCGACGGCATCTGCGTGGGTGCCGGCGCGATCATCGCCATGGCCGCCGACATGCGCATCGCCACGCCCGAGGCGAAAACCGCCTTCCTCTTCACCCGCGTCGGGCTGGCGGGCTGCGACATGGGCGCTTGCGCGATCCTGCCCCGGATCATCGGCCAGGGCCGCGCGGCGGAGCTGCTCTACACCGGCCGCTCGATGAGCGCCGAGGAGGGCCACGCCTGGGGCTTCCACAACAAGCTGGTGGCAGCCGACGATTTGGAGGCCGAGGCCCAGACCATGGCCGCCCGGATCGCGGCGGGGCCGAACTTTGCCCACATGATGACCAAGACGATGCTGGTGCAGGAATGGTCGATGTCGATCGAGCAGGCGATCGAGGCCGAGGCCCAGGCCCAGGCGATCTGCATGCAGACCGGCGATTTCGAGCGCGCCTATAACGCCTTCGTTGCGAAGGAAAAACCTGCGTTCGAGGGCAACTGA
- a CDS encoding MarR family winged helix-turn-helix transcriptional regulator, which produces MRQPSPEVLAPPSKERLRLWLRLLKTSRSIETVLRENLREEFATTLPRFDVMAALSRFEDGLKMSQLSGVLRVSNGNVTGIVDRLAEDGFLVRVPVPGDRRASVVRLTQRGVEEFERQASAHEAWIDSMLEGFAAEEAADIGARLEQLEAKLHSGGNA; this is translated from the coding sequence ATGCGGCAGCCCTCTCCCGAAGTTCTCGCCCCACCCTCGAAGGAGCGCCTCCGGCTCTGGTTGCGGCTGCTTAAGACCAGCCGCTCGATCGAGACGGTGCTGCGCGAAAACCTGCGCGAGGAGTTTGCCACGACCCTGCCGCGCTTCGACGTGATGGCCGCGCTCTCGCGCTTCGAGGACGGGCTCAAGATGAGCCAGCTCTCCGGTGTCCTGCGGGTCTCCAACGGCAACGTCACGGGCATCGTCGACCGGCTGGCCGAGGACGGCTTCCTTGTCCGCGTGCCCGTGCCCGGTGACCGACGCGCCTCGGTCGTGCGGCTGACGCAACGGGGTGTTGAGGAATTTGAGAGGCAGGCCAGCGCCCACGAGGCATGGATCGACTCCATGCTGGAGGGCTTTGCCGCCGAAGAGGCCGCCGATATCGGCGCGCGGCTCGAACAACTTGAAGCCAAGCTTCACTCTGGAGGAAACGCCTGA
- a CDS encoding SDR family NAD(P)-dependent oxidoreductase gives MSHVVITGGGSGVGAETAQQFAAAGYTVTIMGRREAPLQAQGLSYQICDVTDAEQVAAAFELARAQHGPVTMVIANAGAATSKPFAKMTPADLHGMLDVNVLGVFNVWQAALPDMKAAGGGRMIAIASTAGLKGFPYVAGYCAAKHGVVGLTRALSLELARTGITVNAICPGFIETPLLDQSVENIVATTGMSAEDARKSLVKSNPQGRFIQPEEVAATALWLCSDAARSVNGHTLSLSGGEI, from the coding sequence ATGAGCCATGTCGTGATCACCGGCGGCGGCTCGGGCGTGGGCGCAGAAACGGCGCAGCAATTCGCTGCCGCCGGATACACCGTCACCATCATGGGCCGGCGCGAGGCGCCCCTGCAGGCGCAGGGATTGTCCTACCAGATCTGCGACGTGACCGATGCCGAGCAGGTTGCCGCGGCGTTCGAGTTGGCCCGCGCGCAGCACGGTCCGGTCACCATGGTGATCGCCAACGCGGGCGCGGCGACGTCCAAGCCCTTCGCGAAGATGACGCCCGCGGACCTGCACGGGATGCTCGACGTGAACGTCCTGGGCGTCTTCAACGTCTGGCAGGCCGCCCTGCCCGACATGAAGGCCGCGGGCGGCGGGCGGATGATCGCCATCGCCTCGACCGCCGGGCTGAAGGGTTTTCCCTATGTCGCGGGCTATTGCGCGGCGAAACACGGCGTCGTCGGGCTGACCCGCGCCCTGTCGCTGGAACTGGCGCGGACCGGGATCACCGTGAACGCGATCTGCCCCGGCTTCATCGAGACGCCGCTGCTGGACCAATCGGTGGAGAACATCGTGGCGACCACCGGGATGAGCGCCGAGGATGCGCGCAAATCGCTGGTGAAAAGCAACCCGCAAGGTCGGTTCATCCAACCCGAGGAAGTGGCGGCAACGGCGCTCTGGCTCTGTTCCGATGCGGCCCGCTCGGTCAACGGCCACACGCTGAGCCTGTCCGGAGGCGAAATCTGA
- a CDS encoding bifunctional salicylyl-CoA 5-hydroxylase/oxidoreductase, which produces MRIACLGGGPAGLYFGISMKLRNPQAEITVFERNKADDTFGWGVVLSDETLDNLSKNDAKSAAVIRENFAYWDDVALHHQGQKLVSSGHGFCGIGRKKLLLILQDRARELGVDLQFQTEIASASAYKDDYDIVVACDGLNSKTRMEFADAFKPDVDTRKCQFVWLGTHQRFDDAFTFIFEDTPKGWVWAHAYQFDDDTATFIVECSQKTFDAYGFGEMSQQESIAVCEEIFRDHLDGHALMTNANHIRGSAWIQFPRVLCEKWSHENVVLLGDASATAHFSIGSGTKLALESAIALADDITEKPTLEEAFANYEDERRLEVLRLQSAARNSVEWFEDVERYLHLDPVQLNYSMLTRSQRISHENLRTRDPEWLGSAEAWFMEQAGGDATSPARAPMFAPFALRDMKLKNRIVVSPMAQYKAVDGTPTDWHLIHYGERAKGGAGLVYTEMTCVSPEGRITPGCPGLYAPEHEAAWRRLTDFVHNETEAKICCQIGHSGRKGSTRVGWEGMDKPLEDGNWPILSASDIPWSEENAVPEAMNRAQMDQVKAEFVAAAEMAERAGFDMIELHAAHGYLISSFISPLSNRREDEYGGSLENRMRYPLEVFDAMRAVWPEQKPMSVRISASDWAGDEGITAEDAVEIAKMFEAHGADIIDVSAGQTSTEAQPVYGRMFQTPFSDRIRNEAGIKTMAVGNIYEADHVNSILMAGRADLVCLARPHLADPYWTLHAATALGDRQENWPQPYEAGRDQAWRLADRAAEMVGQV; this is translated from the coding sequence ATGCGTATTGCTTGTCTTGGAGGCGGCCCGGCTGGCCTCTACTTTGGGATCTCGATGAAGCTTCGCAATCCGCAAGCCGAGATCACCGTGTTCGAGCGCAACAAGGCGGATGACACCTTCGGTTGGGGCGTCGTCCTGTCTGACGAAACACTTGATAACCTGTCGAAAAACGACGCCAAGAGCGCCGCCGTGATCCGCGAGAATTTCGCCTATTGGGATGACGTGGCTTTGCACCATCAAGGCCAGAAACTCGTGTCCAGCGGCCATGGTTTCTGCGGGATCGGACGCAAGAAGCTACTGCTGATCCTGCAGGACCGCGCGCGGGAGTTGGGCGTCGATCTGCAGTTCCAGACCGAGATCGCCTCGGCCTCGGCCTACAAGGATGACTACGACATCGTGGTGGCCTGCGACGGGCTGAACTCCAAGACGCGGATGGAGTTTGCCGACGCCTTCAAGCCCGACGTCGATACCCGCAAGTGCCAGTTCGTCTGGCTTGGCACCCACCAGCGCTTCGACGATGCCTTCACCTTCATATTCGAGGACACGCCCAAGGGGTGGGTCTGGGCCCATGCCTACCAGTTCGACGATGACACGGCGACGTTTATCGTGGAGTGCAGCCAGAAGACCTTCGATGCCTACGGTTTCGGCGAGATGAGCCAGCAGGAAAGCATCGCCGTCTGCGAGGAGATCTTCCGCGATCATCTGGATGGCCACGCTTTGATGACCAACGCCAACCACATTCGCGGCTCTGCCTGGATCCAGTTCCCGCGCGTGCTCTGCGAGAAGTGGAGCCACGAGAACGTGGTGCTTCTGGGCGACGCCTCGGCGACGGCGCATTTCTCCATCGGGTCCGGCACCAAGCTGGCGCTGGAGAGCGCGATCGCGCTGGCCGACGACATTACCGAGAAGCCGACGCTGGAAGAGGCCTTTGCCAATTACGAGGACGAGCGGCGGCTGGAAGTGCTGCGCCTGCAATCGGCGGCGCGCAACTCCGTCGAATGGTTCGAGGACGTCGAGCGTTACCTGCACCTCGACCCGGTGCAGCTGAATTACTCCATGCTGACCCGGTCGCAGCGGATCAGCCACGAGAACCTGCGCACCCGCGATCCGGAATGGCTCGGCTCGGCGGAGGCATGGTTCATGGAACAGGCGGGGGGCGATGCGACCTCCCCGGCCCGCGCGCCGATGTTCGCCCCCTTCGCGCTGCGCGACATGAAGCTGAAGAACCGGATCGTCGTCTCGCCCATGGCGCAATACAAGGCCGTCGACGGCACGCCGACCGACTGGCACCTGATCCATTACGGCGAGCGCGCCAAGGGCGGTGCGGGGCTGGTCTATACGGAGATGACCTGCGTCTCGCCCGAGGGCCGCATCACGCCCGGCTGCCCTGGCCTCTATGCTCCCGAGCACGAGGCCGCGTGGCGCCGTCTGACCGACTTCGTCCACAATGAGACCGAGGCGAAGATCTGCTGCCAGATCGGGCATTCCGGCCGCAAGGGCTCTACCCGCGTGGGGTGGGAGGGGATGGACAAGCCGCTGGAAGATGGCAATTGGCCGATCCTGTCGGCCTCGGACATCCCGTGGTCGGAGGAGAACGCGGTGCCCGAGGCGATGAACCGCGCCCAGATGGACCAAGTGAAGGCCGAGTTCGTCGCCGCCGCCGAGATGGCCGAGCGCGCGGGTTTCGACATGATCGAATTGCACGCCGCCCACGGCTACCTGATTTCCTCGTTCATCTCGCCGCTGTCGAACCGGCGCGAGGATGAATACGGCGGCAGCCTCGAGAACCGGATGCGCTACCCGCTGGAGGTCTTCGACGCGATGCGCGCTGTCTGGCCCGAGCAAAAGCCCATGTCGGTGCGGATTTCGGCCAGCGACTGGGCCGGGGACGAGGGCATCACGGCGGAGGATGCCGTGGAGATTGCGAAGATGTTCGAGGCCCACGGCGCGGATATCATCGACGTGTCGGCGGGCCAGACCTCGACCGAGGCGCAGCCGGTCTACGGCCGGATGTTCCAGACGCCGTTTTCGGACCGCATTCGCAACGAGGCCGGCATCAAGACGATGGCGGTCGGCAATATCTACGAGGCCGACCACGTGAACTCGATCCTCATGGCGGGCCGCGCGGATCTGGTCTGCCTCGCGCGTCCGCACCTGGCTGATCCTTATTGGACGCTGCACGCGGCCACCGCGCTCGGCGATCGGCAGGAAAACTGGCCGCAACCCTACGAGGCGGGCCGCGACCAGGCGTGGCGTCTGGCGGACCGGGCGGCAGAAATGGTGGGTCAGGTATGA
- a CDS encoding acyl-CoA dehydrogenase, whose amino-acid sequence MTPSKSGPEAARAKPAALVWDDPFLLENQLNEEERMIRDSARAYCQEALGARVVMANRHETFDREIMTEMGDMGLLGATIPEEYGGIGANYVSYGLVAREVERVDSGYRSAMSVQSSLVMHPIFAYGTEAQRQKYLPELASGRMVGCFGLTEPDHGSDPGSMVTRAKPVDGGYSISGAKNWITNSPIADVFIIWAKSDAHDGKIKGFILEKGMKGLNAPKIEGKFSLRASITGMIQMDEVFVPEDNLLPEVSGLAGPFGCLNRARFGIAWGAMGAAEACFHAARDYTMDRKQFGRPLAQTQLIQKKLADMQAEIALGLQGALQLGRMFDDHTAPAELISLMKRNNCGKALAIAREARDMHGGNGVSDEYGVIRHVMNLEAVNTYEGTHDVHALIMGRGITGLQAFA is encoded by the coding sequence ATGACCCCTTCAAAATCGGGCCCCGAAGCCGCCCGCGCGAAACCTGCGGCGTTGGTCTGGGACGATCCGTTCCTGCTGGAGAACCAGCTGAACGAAGAGGAGCGGATGATCCGCGACTCGGCGCGCGCCTATTGCCAGGAAGCGCTCGGCGCGCGGGTGGTGATGGCCAACCGGCACGAGACGTTCGATCGCGAGATCATGACCGAGATGGGCGACATGGGCCTGCTCGGCGCGACCATCCCCGAGGAATACGGCGGCATCGGGGCGAACTACGTCTCCTACGGCCTCGTCGCGCGTGAGGTGGAGCGGGTCGACAGCGGTTACCGCTCGGCCATGTCGGTGCAGAGCTCCCTCGTGATGCACCCGATCTTCGCCTATGGCACCGAGGCGCAGCGCCAGAAATATCTGCCCGAGCTGGCCTCGGGCCGCATGGTCGGCTGCTTCGGCCTGACCGAGCCCGATCACGGCTCGGACCCCGGCTCGATGGTGACGCGGGCCAAGCCGGTCGACGGCGGATACTCGATCTCGGGCGCCAAGAACTGGATCACCAACTCGCCCATCGCCGATGTCTTCATCATCTGGGCCAAGTCCGACGCCCATGATGGCAAGATCAAGGGCTTCATCCTCGAGAAGGGCATGAAGGGGCTGAACGCGCCCAAGATCGAGGGCAAGTTCTCGCTCCGCGCCTCGATCACCGGGATGATCCAGATGGACGAGGTCTTTGTCCCCGAAGACAACCTTCTGCCCGAAGTCAGCGGCCTCGCCGGCCCCTTCGGCTGCCTCAACCGCGCGCGTTTCGGCATCGCCTGGGGCGCCATGGGCGCAGCCGAGGCCTGCTTCCACGCGGCCCGCGACTACACGATGGACCGCAAGCAGTTCGGCCGCCCGCTGGCGCAGACGCAGCTGATCCAGAAGAAGCTCGCCGACATGCAGGCAGAGATCGCCCTCGGCCTGCAGGGCGCGCTGCAACTGGGCCGCATGTTCGACGATCACACGGCGCCGGCCGAACTGATCTCGCTGATGAAGCGCAACAACTGCGGCAAGGCCCTCGCCATCGCCCGCGAGGCCCGCGACATGCACGGCGGCAACGGGGTCAGCGACGAATACGGCGTCATCCGCCACGTGATGAACCTCGAAGCGGTCAACACCTACGAGGGCACCCACGACGTCCACGCCCTGATCATGGGCCGCGGCATCACCGGCCTGCAGGCCTTCGCCTGA
- a CDS encoding helix-turn-helix domain-containing protein, producing MEQLIPHRLTVLGHPQRLAVFRLLMRRYPDRVPATELAAALDVKPNTLSSYVKALLEAGMVTQERVGTSLRYAAHLEAARETIDYLLNDCCRGRPEICAPAVASPKGEHSMPDRKYNVLFICTGNSARSIFAESILRHMAGDRFEVHSAGTKPQSELNPFAVAVLQQKGHDVSALRAKNIAEFRGPDAPRFDFVFTVCDQAANEECPTWQGQPISAHWGLPDPVKAQGSDAERSLAFQQAYGVLHNRMLGFTALPLDALDRMSLQWAVDDLARLTTTDTPTEGSPS from the coding sequence ATGGAACAACTGATCCCACATCGCCTGACCGTCCTCGGTCATCCCCAACGCCTCGCGGTGTTTCGTTTGCTGATGCGGCGATACCCGGACCGGGTGCCGGCCACGGAACTGGCCGCCGCGTTGGACGTGAAGCCGAACACGTTGTCGAGCTACGTCAAGGCGCTCCTCGAGGCGGGCATGGTGACGCAGGAGCGGGTGGGGACATCTCTGCGTTACGCAGCCCATCTAGAAGCGGCGCGAGAGACCATTGATTACCTGTTGAATGATTGCTGCCGGGGGCGTCCCGAAATATGCGCGCCGGCCGTCGCATCGCCGAAGGGAGAGCACAGCATGCCCGACCGCAAGTACAACGTCCTGTTCATCTGCACCGGCAATTCCGCCCGCTCGATCTTCGCGGAGTCGATCCTGCGGCACATGGCCGGTGACCGCTTCGAGGTCCATTCCGCAGGCACCAAACCGCAGTCCGAGCTGAACCCCTTCGCCGTGGCGGTTCTGCAGCAGAAGGGCCATGACGTCTCGGCGCTGAGGGCCAAGAATATCGCGGAATTTCGAGGCCCTGACGCCCCCCGCTTCGATTTCGTCTTCACCGTTTGCGATCAGGCCGCGAACGAGGAATGCCCGACATGGCAGGGCCAGCCGATCAGCGCCCATTGGGGCCTGCCCGATCCGGTCAAGGCGCAAGGATCGGACGCGGAACGCAGCCTCGCATTCCAGCAGGCCTACGGCGTACTGCACAACCGGATGCTCGGCTTTACAGCCCTCCCGCTCGACGCGCTGGACAGGATGTCCCTGCAATGGGCCGTTGATGATCTCGCCCGTCTCACCACGACCGACACGCCTACCGAAGGATCGCCCTCATGA
- a CDS encoding ArsJ-associated glyceraldehyde-3-phosphate dehydrogenase, whose product MTVFALNGLGRIGKLALKPLLESGAEIAWINDGVGAPDMHAHLLEFDTVHGRWNAEFAYDDDSVTIDGTRLPFIGTRDLTALPLEGVDVVIDCTGAFKSEAALAPYFEAGVKKVVVSAPVKDGDTANIVMGVNESTYDADRHRIVTAASCTTNCLAPVVKVIHDSLRIRHGSITTIHNVTNTQTIVDRPAKDLRRARSALNSLIPTTTGSATAITLIYPELKGRLNGHAVRVPLLNASLTDCVFEVARETTAEEVNAFFKEAAEGPLKGILGYEERPLVSTDYTNDTRSSIVDAPSTMVVNGTQVKIYAWYDNEMGYAHRLVDVARMVGDGL is encoded by the coding sequence ATGACTGTTTTCGCCCTCAACGGCCTTGGCCGCATCGGCAAACTCGCCCTGAAACCCCTGCTCGAGAGCGGCGCCGAGATCGCCTGGATCAACGACGGCGTGGGCGCGCCCGACATGCACGCCCATCTGCTGGAGTTCGACACCGTTCACGGCCGCTGGAACGCCGAGTTCGCCTATGACGACGACAGCGTCACGATCGACGGCACCCGGCTGCCGTTCATCGGCACCCGCGACCTTACGGCTCTCCCGCTCGAGGGCGTGGACGTCGTGATCGACTGCACCGGCGCGTTCAAGTCCGAGGCCGCCCTCGCGCCGTATTTCGAGGCTGGCGTCAAGAAGGTCGTCGTCTCCGCCCCGGTGAAAGACGGCGATACCGCCAACATCGTGATGGGCGTGAACGAGAGCACCTATGACGCCGACCGCCACCGGATCGTCACCGCCGCCTCCTGCACCACCAATTGCCTCGCGCCGGTGGTGAAGGTCATCCACGATTCCCTCCGCATCCGGCATGGCTCGATCACGACGATCCACAACGTGACCAACACGCAGACCATCGTTGACCGGCCCGCCAAGGATTTGCGGCGCGCGCGCTCGGCGCTCAACTCGCTGATCCCGACGACGACCGGCAGCGCGACGGCGATCACCCTGATCTACCCCGAGCTCAAGGGCCGTCTGAACGGCCACGCCGTCCGGGTGCCGCTGCTCAACGCCTCGCTAACCGACTGCGTCTTCGAGGTGGCGCGCGAGACCACGGCCGAGGAGGTCAACGCCTTCTTCAAGGAAGCCGCCGAGGGGCCGCTCAAGGGCATCCTGGGCTACGAGGAGCGCCCACTGGTCTCCACCGATTACACCAACGACACGCGCTCCAGCATCGTCGACGCGCCCTCCACCATGGTGGTGAACGGCACGCAGGTGAAGATCTACGCGTGGTACGACAACGAGATGGGCTACGCGCACCGGCTCGTCGACGTGGCGCGGATGGTCGGGGACGGCCTGTGA
- the arsJ gene encoding organoarsenical effux MFS transporter ArsJ: MLTDGALRMLVLLHFHTLGFSPVQLAYLFILYEIAGIVTNLCAGWIAARFGLTSTLYAGLGLQVLALLALAMLDPAWAIGLSVVFVMLVQGASGVAKDLAKMSAKSAVKLLAPAEGGGLFRWVALLTGSKNMVKGVGFLLGAALLATLGFVWAVLGMAAILALILAAVLVAMPAGLPKGRKGAKFSEVFSKSANVNWLSVARVFLFGARDVWFVVGIPIYFYAVLSDGTEAGNRATFFLIGSFMAGWIILYGLVQANAPRILRAASRSEAALLDAARNWAWGLAAVPVVLTIASLVADGPQDWLTVTLVAGLLVFGMVFAVNSSLHSYLILSFSKAERVTMDVGFYYMANAAGRLLGTLLSGLTYQIGGLSLMLASAAAMVMAAALASGRLTPDGAADA; this comes from the coding sequence ATGCTGACCGATGGCGCCTTGCGGATGCTGGTGCTGCTGCACTTTCACACCCTCGGCTTCTCGCCGGTGCAACTGGCCTACCTCTTCATCCTCTATGAAATCGCGGGCATCGTGACGAACCTCTGCGCGGGCTGGATCGCGGCGCGGTTCGGTCTGACCTCGACGCTCTACGCGGGGCTCGGGTTGCAGGTTCTGGCGCTGCTCGCGCTGGCGATGCTCGACCCGGCGTGGGCCATCGGCCTGTCGGTCGTCTTCGTGATGCTGGTGCAGGGGGCAAGCGGCGTGGCGAAGGACCTCGCCAAGATGTCCGCGAAATCCGCCGTGAAGCTTCTGGCTCCGGCAGAGGGCGGCGGCTTGTTCCGGTGGGTCGCCCTGCTGACCGGGTCCAAGAACATGGTGAAGGGCGTGGGCTTCCTTCTGGGCGCGGCGCTTCTGGCGACACTGGGGTTCGTCTGGGCCGTCCTCGGCATGGCGGCGATCTTGGCGCTCATCCTCGCGGCGGTGCTGGTCGCCATGCCCGCAGGTCTGCCCAAGGGCCGCAAGGGGGCGAAGTTCTCCGAGGTCTTCTCGAAATCGGCCAATGTGAACTGGCTCAGCGTCGCGCGGGTCTTCCTCTTCGGCGCGCGCGACGTCTGGTTCGTCGTCGGCATCCCAATCTATTTCTACGCGGTCCTGTCCGATGGGACCGAGGCCGGTAACCGCGCGACGTTCTTTCTCATCGGGTCCTTCATGGCGGGGTGGATCATCCTTTACGGGCTGGTGCAGGCCAATGCCCCCCGTATCCTGCGCGCCGCCTCCCGCTCGGAGGCCGCCCTTCTAGACGCCGCGCGGAACTGGGCCTGGGGGCTGGCCGCGGTGCCGGTGGTGCTGACAATCGCCTCGCTGGTGGCAGATGGCCCGCAGGACTGGCTGACGGTGACGCTGGTGGCCGGCCTGCTTGTCTTCGGGATGGTCTTCGCGGTCAATTCCTCGCTCCATTCCTACCTGATCCTGTCGTTCTCGAAGGCCGAACGCGTGACGATGGACGTGGGCTTCTACTACATGGCCAACGCCGCGGGCCGCCTCCTGGGCACGCTGCTGTCGGGCCTGACCTACCAAATCGGCGGCCTCTCCCTCATGCTGGCAAGCGCCGCCGCAATGGTCATGGCCGCCGCACTCGCCTCCGGACGCCTGACGCCCGACGGCGCGGCGGACGCCTAG
- a CDS encoding SDR family oxidoreductase, with protein sequence MKTVFIAGATGYLGRHLCEEYHQRGWYVMALVRNAERARGVTADQLIEAEATRPETLVGTMSGADLVISALGITRQADGLRYWDVDFQANVNLLREAEAAGVRRFAYIHVLNAGAMSDVPLVAAKAAFVEALADSPLRATVIAPSGYFSDMEDILAMAQAGRVWLFGDGGCRINPIHGADLACASAEAIAEGRDWLDVGGPDVLTLAEIAGLAFACVGARSRITYVPDLLRRAALRLLPWITPRKIHGPAQFFLSAMAQDMVGERHGTRRLKDHFADIINAERSLS encoded by the coding sequence ATGAAAACCGTCTTCATCGCCGGCGCGACCGGATACCTCGGGCGTCATCTTTGCGAGGAGTACCACCAGCGAGGCTGGTACGTCATGGCGCTTGTCCGAAACGCCGAGCGTGCGCGAGGCGTGACGGCGGACCAATTGATCGAAGCCGAAGCCACCCGGCCCGAGACCCTTGTCGGCACCATGTCGGGCGCGGATCTGGTGATCTCGGCGCTTGGGATCACGCGGCAGGCCGACGGGTTGAGATATTGGGACGTCGATTTCCAAGCCAATGTGAACCTGCTGCGCGAGGCCGAGGCTGCGGGCGTCCGACGCTTCGCCTATATCCATGTGCTCAACGCCGGGGCCATGTCGGATGTCCCGCTGGTGGCGGCAAAGGCGGCTTTTGTTGAAGCCTTGGCCGACAGCCCGCTACGCGCCACCGTGATCGCGCCCTCGGGGTATTTCTCGGACATGGAGGACATTCTTGCGATGGCGCAGGCCGGGCGGGTCTGGCTGTTTGGCGACGGCGGGTGCCGGATCAACCCGATCCACGGCGCGGACCTGGCTTGCGCCAGCGCCGAGGCCATCGCGGAAGGCCGGGATTGGTTGGACGTGGGCGGGCCGGACGTCCTCACGCTTGCGGAGATCGCCGGGCTCGCCTTTGCCTGTGTGGGTGCGCGCAGCCGCATCACCTATGTGCCCGATCTCCTGCGTCGCGCCGCGTTGCGGCTTCTGCCGTGGATCACGCCGCGCAAGATCCATGGGCCGGCGCAGTTCTTCCTGAGCGCCATGGCGCAAGACATGGTCGGAGAGCGTCACGGCACGAGACGCCTGAAGGATCATTTCGCTGACATCATCAACGCAGAACGGAGCCTATCATGA